A window of Bradyrhizobium diazoefficiens genomic DNA:
GCCAAGTACATTCGCATTCCCGGCCTCTCCGATGTGCCGTTCCCGGTGCAGATGGAGCCCCATCTGGTCGTCGAATTCTATTCGCGCTGATACTTTCAGCAAAACGACATTCAAAGGCCCCGGTTTCCGGGGCCTTTTTCTTGTGCTAACCTGCGATCGATGTCCCAGACGACTGACCAGCTCGCCAACGTCACCCCATCGGCAACGCCTACCGAGGCCGAACTTGAAGCCTGGGCGAAGCTGCCCCGCGACGAGCAGGTCCGCCGATATCAGGCCCTGTTCGCTCGGCCCGATTGCAACAATTTCACCTCGGATACGCCGGACGACATCCTTGACGCCGCGCGCCGACGCGTTGCTCAACGTCGCCATGGCTGAGTACCGGCTATCGGAGCGCACCCGAGCCGACCTGATCGACATCTACGACTTCACCGAGAGCCGGTTCGGCAAATATCAGGCTGAAGCTTATTACGCAGGCCTGATCCGCTCCTTCGGACTTCTCGCCGACTTCCCTCTGATCGGCCAGCAAGTAGATGAGCTCGCGGCCGGCTATCGTCGTTTCCGCTTCCAATCCCATCTGATTTTCTACACGGTGCAATCGGATCACGTAGAAATCCGTGCCATTCTTCACGGCGCGCAGGACATCAGGCCGCAACTGTTCGACTAGATCACGAGACCAACCATGCTCTACACCCCTCCCCCCATCGATCCCAAGGCGCCGCCGGTGCGCATCAATCTCCTCTCGGACACCCAGACCAAACCGACGGCAGGGATGCGCGAGGCGATGGCGCGGGCGGAGGTCGGCGACGAGCAGGTCGGCGACGATCCGACCGTCAACGCGCTGTGCGAGCGCGTCGCGGATCTGCTCGGCAAGGAAGCTGCGGTCTACATGCCCTCCGGCACGATGTGCAACGTCACCGCGACGCTGGTGCATTGCCGCCCCGGTGACGAGATCCTTGCGCATGAGACTGCGCATATCATCGCCCGCGAAGGCGGCGCGCATGCCGCGATCGGCGGCTTCCAGGTGACGCAGCTCAAGGGCCCCGACGGCCAGTTCACGCCGGAGACATTCCGCAGGGCGCTGCATCCGCGCACGCGCTACCAGCCGCCGCAGACCGTCGTCAGCGTCGAGCAGACCGCCAATATCGGCGGCGGCACGATCTGGAAGAAGGCCGCGCTCGACGAGATCGTCGCGATCGCCAGGCAGCACGGTCTCGTCACTCACATGGACGGCGCGCGCCTGCTCAACGCCACCGTCGCCAGCGGCATCTCCCCACGCGACATGACCGCCGGCTGGGACTCGGCCTGGATCGACTTCTCGAAGGGCTTGGGCGCACCGATCGGCGGCGTGCTTGCGGGCTCGCGCGCCTTCATCGACGCGGTCTGGCAATGGAAGCAGCGTCTCGGCGGCTCGATGCGGCAAGCCGGAATCTGCGCCGCCGCCTGCATCTACGCGCTCGACCACCACGTCGAGCGTCTTGCCGACGACCACGCCAATGCGCGCGCGCTCGCCCGCGGGCTGTCGCAAATCTCAGGCGTCGAGGTGCAGGAGCCCGAGACCAATCTCGTGTTCTTCAAGCCCGACGGTGCCGGCATTACCGGCGACAAGATGGTCGCGGCATTGCGCCAGCGCGGCGTGACGCTGGCGATGATGGATGGCCGCATCCGCGCCTGCACCCATCTCGACGTTGATGCGGGCCAGATCGAGGAGACGATCGGATACGTCCGCGAGATCGTGCGGGGGGCGTAATCAGAGCGTTTTCGAGCGAAGTGGGCACCGGTTCGCGTAAAGAAAACGCGGCAAAACGAGAGTCTACCGCCCCATCGCCTGGTAGATCAGCGTCTTCAGCGCAAGCTGAATCCGGCCGCGCTGCGACGGCGTCTGCACCATGAAGATCCCCAACAGATCGTCTTCGGGATCGATGAAGAAGAACGTGCCGCCGACGCCGTCCCAGCGATACTCGCCTAGCGGCCATGACGTACCCGGTGGCACCGAGGTGCGTACCGCAAAGCCGAGACCGAAGCCGGAGCTCGCGCCCGGATAATAGTTCTGGTCGCGCGCGATCCCGGTCTCAGGGCCGATGTGGTCCGACGCCATCAGCTGGATGGTCTCGGGCCTGAGATAGCGCCGGCCGTCGAAGGTCCCGCCATTCAGCAGCATCTGCGCGAAACGGGCGTAGTCGCCGACCGTGCCGACCATGCCGGCGCCGCCCGATTCCCACGTCACGGGCCGCCTGATGTCGCGGATCTCAGTCATCGGGCTGATATTGCGGTCCGCCGGCATCGGCTCGGCGATGCGCGGGAATTTGACGGGATCGGCGACATAGAAAGCGGTCTCGGTCATGCCGAGCGGATCGAGCAACCGCTCCTTCTCGAACTGGAATAGCGTCTTGCCCGAGATCACTTCCACGACGCGGCCGAGCACGTCGGTGGAGAAGCCGTAGTCCCACAGCGTGCCCGGCTGCTCGGCGAGCGGCAGCGTGGTGAGCTTCGCGACGAAATCGGCATTGGAAAGATCGCTGTTGAAGAGGTTGGCCGCGGCGTAGCGCTCGCGCACCGCGCTGCCGCCATAAAAGCCGTAAGGCAGGCCCGCAGTATGACGCAGCAGGTCCTTGATCGTGACCGGACGCTGCTGCGGCTCCAGCGTCAGCGCAACCTTGTTCTCTTTGCCCCTCCTCTCGACGCCGACCTTCATATCCGCAAAGGCGGGAATGTACTTTGCGACGGGATCGTCGAGCGCGAGCCTGCCCTCCTCGACCAACATCATCGCCACGACCGACGTGATCGGCTTTGACATCGAATAGAGACGGAAGATCGTGTCCGCGCTCATCGACAGCTCGGTGGCGACGTCGCGAACGCCGAAATTCTCGTAATAGACCGCCTTGCCGTGCTGCTGGAGCAGCAGAATGGCGCCCGGGATGTTGCCGGTCGCGACCTCGTTCTTGATGTAGTCGGAGACCTTCGCCAATCCTTCCGGCGAGAGATTTCGGGCGGCACGTCCGTCGGAGCCTGCCTTGGCACCGATGACGCCGGACAGAAGGACGAGCGCCGCGATGAATGCGCGGCGCCCGAACACGTCACTTCTCCATGGCTTCATAGACCAGTTGCTTCAAGGTCCGCTGCACGCGCTGGCGCTCGGTCGGGGTCTGCTCCAGCAGCACGAAGAACATGTCCTGCTTGGGGTCGATCACGAAATAGCAGCCGGAGGCACCGTCCCACTTCAGTTCACCGAGATCGCCGGGCGGCGGCGGCTTGGCGTTGCCGGGATCGGTGCGGACCGCGAGGCCAAGACCGAAGCCGAAACCGTCGCCGGGGAAGTAGAAATAGTCGCGATCGACGCCGGACTTCGGGCCGATCTGATCGGTCGTCATCAGCTTGAACGTCGCAGGCTTGAGAATCGTCTTGCCATCGAGGCTGCCGCCATTGAGCAGCATCTGCGCAAAGCGCTGGTAATCCGCCATGGTCGTCACCATGCCGCCGCTTGCGAATTGGATCTTCTTGACCACCGTCGGATCGTTGATCCGACCGACGCGGAAATCGCTGTCGTTCGGCACCGGCTGCGCCAGAAGCTTCTGCTTCTCGGGGGCTGTGACGAAAAAGCCGGTATCGACCATGCCGAGCGGATCGAGCAGCTTCTCGCGCATGATGTCGATCAGCGGCTTGCCGGCCGCGATCTCCATGACGCGCGCCAGGACGTCGGTGGAATGACCGTATTGCCAGAGCGCGCCCGGCTGGTTGTGCAGCGGAAGTTTCGCGATGCGCTCGGCGAACTCGGCGAGGTCGAAATCGCCGGCGTAGATATTGGCGTCGCGATAGGCCCTGCGGACCAAGCTGTCGCCATAGAAGCCATAGGTGATGCCGGAGGTGTGCGTCATCAAATCGTGCACCGTCATCGGTCGATTCGGTGGCACCAGTTCGAGCGACCTGGTGCCGTCCTCGGCTTTTTTCTCGACGCCGACCTTCACGTTGGCAAAGGACGGAATGTACTTCGAGACGGGATCGTCGAGCTTGATCTTGCCGTCCTCGATCAATCGCATCGCGACCACCGAAGTGATCGCCTTCGACATCGAGAACAGGCGGAAGATGGTCTTGTCGGTGATCGGCGCCTTGCTGACCACGTCCTGCACGCCGAAAGCCTCGTGGTAGACCGGCTTGCCGTGCTGCTTGATCAGCACGGTCGCGCCGGCAATCTTGCCGGTCGCGACCTCGTTCCTAAAGAAGTCGCTGACTTTGGCGAGCTTCTCCTGATTGAAATGGGCGCCGGCCGGAATTTCATAGGTGCCCTCCGCCCGCGCCAGCGACATCGCGCTGAGCGACACCAGTGCGCCGCAGACGAGCGCACGCAGTCCAGACTGTGAAATCATATCCCCTCCCCGGAACATGTCCGGCAGAGTGTACCGACGGCGTCATCAGGCACAAGGGCTGCCGTACCGCGCCAAAGCATCCGCGTGCAGAGCGGCACTTGTCTCCGAGAAACAACAAAATATGACTTGGGCGACCAGCGGCGCTGCCGGCAGGCCTTCAATGGTCGCGCAAATGGCAATCTTTGCGGCCTGGTCGGTCGGAAAGCGATACACACCTGTGGAGATCGCGGAGAAGGCCAGCGAGGTCAGCCCATTGGCCTGGGAGAGCTCTAGCGCGCGCCGGTAACAGGAGCGCAGCGCCTCCGTCTCGCCGCGGGTGCCGCCGTGCCAGACAGGACCGACCGCGTGGATCACATGGCGCGCAGGCAGACGGTAGCCCTTGGTGATCCTGGCATCGCCGGTCGGGCATCCGCCGAGCGTCCGGCACTCTGCGAGCAGCTCGGGACCGGCCGCCCGATGGATTGCGCCATCCACGCCGCCCCCACCGAGGAGCGACGTATTGGCGGCGTTGACGATGGCGTCAACGCCGAGGGTCGTGATGTCAGCGACAATGACCTCAAGCTCCGCCCCGCCGATCCGGCGCGTCAGCACGGCCATTTATCAGGCCGCGACTATCAGGCTGCGACGACGACGCCCTTTTCGGTGAAGAGCTGTTGCAATTCGCCGGCCTGGAACATCTCGCGGACGATGTCGCAGCCGCCGACGAACTCGCCCTTCACATAGAGCTGCGGAATGGTCGGCCAGTTGGAGAAGGTCTTGATGCCATCACGCAGTTCGGCGGATTCGAGGACGTTGAGCCCCTTATAGCCGACGCCAATGTGGTCGAGGATCTGGACGACCTGGCCGGAGAAACCGCACTGCGGAAATTGCGGCGTGCCCTTCATGAACAGAACCACGTCATTCGACTTCACTTCGTTGGCGATGAATTCCTCAATGCTCATATCCATGTCCTTCCGGGGCCGAGCCCTCACCGATCACTTCGGGCCAGTTCAGCCGATCTAACCCGATATCTGCCCATATATGTAGCCCAAACCGTTGTGCATCCAAAGTAAAATGGCGGCGACAGGTCCGCGTGGCCGGTTCGGCACCAGCGGGTCCATAGGCTGATGACAACAATATCATCGCTGAAGAGGACTTTCATACCGCAACGGAGCCCCTATCTAGGACGAACCTCGGTTTGGGAACCGGGCAACGCCAACGACGTTCTCTTGCCTGTCTGGAGAAAAACGTGACGAAACCAGCCTCCGCCACGGCCACCGCCCCGCTTTCGTCACCGTCCGGTCAGGGCGGCCTCGCCCGGAGGCTGGAAGAGGCGTTTATCGCCGTCCGCAACGAGACCGAACGCCGGGCGGCGCCGCTGTCGCCGGAGGACCAGCAGATCCAGTCCATGCCGGATGCGAGCCCGACAAAATGGCATCGGGCCCATACCACCTGGTTCTGGGAGCAATTCCTGCTCTGCGAGCACGCTGCGGGATATCGGCCCTTCCACCCCGATTTCGCGTTCCTGTTCAATTCCTATTACGTCAGCGCCGGCCCGCGTCATGCGCGCAATCATCGCGGCGACATCACCCGTCCGAGCGCCGACCAGGTCGGCGCCTATCGCAGATATGTCGATGCCGCGGTCACCAAATTCTTCCGCGAGGCCGATGCGAACAAGCTTGGCGAGATTGCGCCGCTGGTCGAGGTCGGGCTGAACCATGAGCAGCAGCATCAGGAATTGATGCTCACCGATATCCTGCATGCTTTTGCGCAGAACCCCGTCTATCCGGCCTACGACCCGGACTGGCGCTTTCCCACCGCGACGCGCACCGGCGATGACTGGCTGCAACTCAACGAGGGCATCCACACCGTCGGCCATGTCGACGACAGTTTCCATTTCGACAATGAGAAGCCCGCGCATCGCGCCCTGGTCGGCCCGGTCAACGTGGCGCGCAATCTCGTCACCAACAGCGAATGGCTCGCCTTTATGCGCGACGGCGGCTACCGGACCGCAACGCTGTGGCTGATGGACGGCTTCGCCACGGTCGGCAAGGAGGGTTGGGACGCGCCAGGGCACTGGTGCGAGATCGACGGTCAGTGGCACGTGATGACGCTGGCCGGCCTCAAGCCGGTCGATCCGAACGCGCCGGTCTGCCACATCAGCTATTACGAGGCCGACGCCTTCGCGCGCTGGGCCGGAAAACATCTGCCGACCGAGATGGAATGGGAGGTTGCGGCCCGTGCAGGCCAGCTCAACGACGCCTTCGGCATCGTCTGGCAATGGACCCGCAGCTCCTACGCACCCTATCCCGGCTATCGCGCCGTCGAAGGCGCGCTCGGCGAGTACAATGGCAAGTTCATGGTCAACCAGCTGGTGCTGCGCGGCTCCTCGCTTGCAACTCCGCAAGACCACAGCCGTATCACCTATCGGAACTTCTTCTATCCGCACCATCGCTGGCAGTTCACCGGGCTGCGGCTCGCCGATTACGACTAAGAATTCCGACGACAAATGCGCGCCGGACAGCGCGTTCAGGAGAGTATCATGAATGTGCACGCCAGCGCTTTGGCCGAAGCCCATCTCCCCGACGAGCAGACCACCGCTTTCGCCCGCGAGGCCATCGAGGACCTATCGCAGCAGCCGAAGAAACTGTCGCCGAAATATTTCTATGATGCGGCAGGTTCAGAGCTGTTCGAGGCGATCACGCGCCTGCCGGAATATTATCCGACGCGCACCGAGCTTGCGATCCTGAAAGAGCGCGGCAACGAGATCGCAAGAATCATTCCGGAGCACGCGGCGCTGGTCGAGTTTGGCGCCGGCGCGACCACGAAAGTCCGCCTGCTGCTGGGCCACTGCAAGTTCGCGGCCTATGTGCCCGTGGACATCTCCGGCGACTTCCTGAAGGCGCAGGCGAATGGCCTGAAGCGGGATTTCCCGTCGCTCGGCATCCATCCGGTGGCTGCCGACTTCACGACACCGTTCGAGCTGCCCAAGCAGGTCGCATCCATGCCCAAGGTCGGCTTCTTCCCCGGCTCGACCATCGGCAATTTCGAGCCGCAGGAAGCGCAAGCCTTCCTGCGGAGCGCGCGCGAGATCCTGGGCCGGGGCGCACAGATGATCATCGGCGCCGACCTCGAAAAGGAAGAGCGCGTCCTGCATGACGCCTATAACGATGCCGCCGGCGTCACCGCGCGCTTCAACCTCAATGTTCTCGTGCGGATCAACCGTGAGCTCGGTGGCAATTTCGACCTGTCCGCCTTCATCCATCGCGCGATCTACAACCGCGAGCGGCACCGGATCGAGATGCATCTGATCAGCAAGAAGAGCCAGACCGTGCGCCTGCTCGGTACCAGCTTCTCGTTCCGCCCCGGCGAGAGCATCCACACCGAGAACAGCTACAAATACAGCATCGAGCGTTTTTCTGCGCTGGCGCAGGGCGCAGGCTGGCGGGTGCGAGAAAGTTGGACGGATGCGGCGAAGATGTTTTCGGTGCATGCGCTGGAGGTTACGGAGTAAACGCTCCGTGCCGCGCCGCGCGCTGTTCAATGCTCTCCGGCCTCTTCCGGAGTCAACCGCAGCGACACCGACTCCCACACCGCGACCACGATCATGATCACGCTCGACGCAGCCGAGAGCCCGAGCGGCGGAAGATCGGCGGCGAACCACCACAGCACCAGCAGCAGGATGATGCCGATGCCGTGGGAAAGCTGAAGGAAGCCGCGGATCGCGTGCTTGAACAGGATGGTGCCGATCAAAAACACCAGCGGTCCGCCGAGCGTGCTCACGATAATCCTGATATCGAAATGGCCGGTCGGGTGCTTCAGCACCAGTTCGTCCGAGACTGCGGTCAGGATGATGCCCGCGATGATCGGCATGTGCAAATAGGTGTAGGCGAGCCGCGCCAGGCGGCCGGATTCGGCGGACTTCGAGATGCGCTCGGAACCGGCCTCCGCGCCCTTGTGGAAATAGACCCACCACATCGCGATGCTGCCGACCAGCGCGGAGACGAAGGCCAGGATATTGTCCGCGGTCCACTCCAACTCGGCAAAGGTCGCGCCGTTGACGACGACGGCTTCGCCGAGCGCAATGATGACGAACAGCGCGCAACGCTCGGCCATGTGGCTGCCTTCGACGGCCCAGGCCTCGACCGACGAGAAGCCGAGCTTGGGGACCCAGAAGCGAACCGCAGGCGAGACGTACTCCCAGGTGACGGCGGCAATCCACAGCCATAGCCGCGTCTCGCCCTCGGACAGGCCGCCTGCGATCCATAGAACGGCGGAGATCGAGAGCCACGTCAGGATGCGGATCGCATTGTGCCGCACCGCCGTCCGATGCCGCGGCGTTGCAAACATCCAGAACGCGGTGCGTCCGACCTGCATCGTCGCGTAGGCGATCGCAAACCACAGGCCGCGCCCTTCGAAGGCGGTCGGGATCGTCGTCGACAGCACGAGGCCACCGAGCATCATCAGGAAGAGCAGGATGCGGACTGGCGTCAGTTCGGGATCGAGCCAGTTGGTGACCCAGGCGGTATAGACCCACACCCACCACACGGCGAGAAACAGCACTGTGACGTGCACCGCGCCGAGCTCCGTGAAGTGGTGCAGCAGCGTGTGCGACACCTGCGTGACGGCAAAGACGAAGACGAGATCGAAGAACAGCTCCGCATTGGTGACGCGGCTGTGCTGGTTCGGCACGATGACGCGAAACATCGCGCCGCGAGGATTGTCCGGAGCCATCGCCGCCCCCGTTGCGATCAGATCAGGTACCGGTCAGATCAAGTGCCCGGCACCCCAGGTCCGCCAGGTACCCCGGTCTGCAGTGCCAGCGCATGCAGGACGCCGCCCATCTGGCCGCGCAGGGATTGATAGACGATCTGATGCTGCTGGACGCGGGACTTGCCGCGGAAGGATTCCGAGATCACGGTCGCGGCGTAGTGGTCGCCGTCGCCGGCGAGGTCACGGATGGTCACCTCGGCATCGGGGATCGCTGCCTTGATCATCGCCTCGATATCGTGGGCGTCCATGGGCATTCGGGTCGTACTCCTTATCTTTGTCTCGGCTGCAAGATCTCGGCTGCAAGGCAGCCCCGTCGTCGAATCGCTGCCGGAGGTCCCCTCGCCGGCAGGCTCAAACTTAGCGTGAACGGCCTTCTGCGTCACGCTTTCCGGCACTATATCCGTGATCCCAACAGGATAAAGGCACGACAGAGTGCCGCGCGCGGCAGATTGATCGAAAAGGCGTGAAATCATGAAGCTCCCAGGGCCCGACCACCCCATCACCATCACCCCAAATCCCCGGCGCGTCCGCGTAACCGCGGGCAACATCGTGATCGCCGAGACCAGCAAGGCGCTGACGTTGAAGGAGGCCAAATATCCGGCGGTGCAATATGTGCCGCGGGAGGACGCCAACATGGCCCTGCTCGCGCGCACCGACCGCGTCACCCATTGCCCGTACAAGGGCGATGCGAGCTATTACAGCGTCAAGGCCGACGGCAAGACGCTGGACAACGCGGTCTGGACCTATGAAACGCCCTTCCCTGCGATGACCGAGATTTCCGGCCATCTCGCCTTCTATCCGGACAAGGTGAAGATCGAGGAAGTGGGATAGGCGCGCCGCGCCCGACACCGTCCTGGCCGGGCCTCGTCCCGGCCATCCACGCCTTGGCCGCAATCGATAAGGAAACGTGGGTGCCCGGGCCAAGCCCAGGGATGGCGACTGAGCGTGCCGATGCGGCTCCGACTACGCCCTGAAGATCGTGAGCCCGAGTATCAACAGCACCAGGAAGATCACGATGAAGACGTAGAACAGGAAGCGGGCGACCTCGGCGGAGGCGGCCGAAATGCCGGTGAAGCCGAGCACGCCGGCCACGATGGAGATCAAGAGAAAGATCAGCGCCCATTTCAGGATCGTCATCGCCAGCTCCGAATTGGTGTTGCCCCTTGCGGCCAAGCCCTTTTCGCGAACCCCAACTGCGTGACGCGGAACTGGTTCCTAAGGGGTCCGGGACTGAAGAGCGACCCCGAACGGCCCCTTGCTGAATCAGGTTCCCGGCGGCACAGTCCAGCGGGGCGGGAGCGCGGGGCAAATCATGATCGCGATGTCACATTCGGCGACGATCGGCGAACAGGCACACGCCGCACCCAAGGCCAAGACGCGCAATTTATCGCTGGATCGCACCCGCACCTTTCTGACACTGGTCGTGCTGCTGCATCACGCGGTGATCCCCTATACTTATTTCGGTCATACCGATCCGAAGTACTTCTTCGGCTTCGACATGATCGTGCTCGCCACCGACAGTTTCTTCATGGCGATGTTCTTCTTCCTGTCGGGACTGTTCGCCTGGTCTGGTATCGCCCGGAAGGGAGCGCGGAGCTATTTGGCAGATCGCCTGCTTCGGCTTGGCTTACCCTTCGCGATCTGCGCCCTTACGATCATTCCGCTCGCCTACTACGCGATCTCCCTGCGGCACCATCCCGAGATCGGCTTTTCGGAATTCTGGTGGAATATGGTCACGAATGGCCCATGGCCGAGCGGGCCGATTTGGTTCCTTTGGGTCTTGTTCGCCTTCGACCTGGTTGCCTGTCTGCTGCACCGGCTGTCGCCCAATCTGCTCGATCCGATTAATCGCCTCTCGCTACACGGTCGCCGTCGGCCCGCCGTGTTCTTCGCGGTCATGGTTGCCGTCACCGCGGCGTTCTACATTCCCGGGCGGGTTCACTTCGGACCAAGCAGCTGGTTCGAGTTCGGGCCGTTCTCGGTCCAGCACGGGCGCGTGATGCTCTACGCGACCTACTTCTTTTTCGGTGCCGGCATCGGCGTTGCGCAAATGGATCGCGGGCTTCTCGCTGTCGACAGCCGGATGGCGAAGGTCAGCTGGGACTGGATGGTGCTGGCGATCGTTCCGTATTGCCTCTTGTGGGTGCTGATCTTCATCAAGCGCGAAATACTGGGCAATCCGTCGCCGTTGCCGGACTGGTATGAAGCGCTCTATGCCATCTGCTTCACTGTCTTCAGCGTGGCCATCATGTTTCTGATCCTGGCTTTTTTCCAGAGGTTCAGGCAATCCGGCTCAGCCAAGCTGCTCGATCCAATGCAGAGCGACGCGTACGGCATGTTCCTGGTGCACTATCCGATCGCACTGTGGCTGCAATACTGGCTGTTCGACTATGACCTGCCGGCGATCGTCAAGGCCACGATCGGATTTGTAGTGACAGTCTCGGCGAGTTGGGCGCTGACGCGAGCATTGCGACAGATCCCGGGCGCGTCACACGTGTTGTAGAGGCCAAGCTCTTTCCATTCGTCATTGCAAGCGCAGCGAAGCAATCCGGACTGCCGCCGCGGAAAGATTCTGGATTGCTTCGCTTCGCTCGCAATGACGGAGTATGTGGCGTCGCTACGCCGCCTTCCCGCCCATATATTCCGGCAGCCAGCGCTCGAACGATTTGCGCAGCGTGTCGATCGCCACGGGCGCTTCGCCCGCGATCGCGATCGCATCGCCACCGGTGGTGCCGATGCGCACACAGGGCACCTCGCAGCCGCGCATCTTGGCGAGCACGCGCCCGGCTTCCGTTTCCGGCACGGTGACGAGATAGCGCGCCTGGTCCTCGCCGAACCAATAGGCCTGCGGCACGAGCGCAGTCGGCGCGGCGAGCAGTCTTGCGCCGATGCCGCTCGCCATCGCCATCTCGGCGAGCGCGATCAGGAGGCCGCCATCCGAGAGGTCGTGCACCGCGGTCGCGGTACCGCCATGGATCATGCCGCGCACGCAATCGCCATTGCGCTTTTCGGCAGCGAGATCGACCGGCGGCGGCGCACCTTCCTCGCGACCGCAGATGTCGCGCAGGTAGACGGACTGGCCGAGCCAGCCGTGGGTCTCGCCGATCAGGAGGATCGCCTCGCCCTCGGCCTTGAAGGCGAGCGATGCGGACTTTGTGAAATCGTCGAGCAGGCCGACGCCGCCGATCGAGGGCGTCGGGAGGATCGCGCGACCGTTGGTCTCGTTGTAGAGCGAGACGTTGCCGGAAACGACCGGGAAATCCAGCGTGCGGCAGGCTTCCGAGATACCCTTCAGGCAGCCGACGAACTGGCCCATGATCTCGGGCCGCTCAGGGTTGCCGAAGTTGAGATTGTCGGTGATCGCGAGCGGTTTGCCGCCGACTGCGGTGATGTTGCGCCACGCCTCCGCCACCGCCTGCTTGCCGCCCTCGAACGGGTCGGCTTCGCAATAACGCGGCGTCACGTCGACGGTCAGCGCAAGTCCCTTCGGCCCGTCCTCGACGCGGACGACCGCGGCATCGCCGCCGGGACGCTGCATGGTGTTGCCGAGGATGAGGTGGTCGTACTGTTCCCAAACCCAGCGCTTGCTGCACATGTCGGGCGTGCCGATCAGCTTTTCCAGCGCAGCTCCGAGGCTCATCGGCGCCGGCACATCGCGCGCGTGCACGACCGGCAGTGCGGCGGAGGGGACATGCGGGCGGTCGTAAAGCGGCGCTTCGTCGCCGAGCTCCTTGATCGGCAGATCGGCCATGACGTCGCCGCCATGCTTGACCACGAAACGCTTGCTCGGCGTGGTGTAGCCGACGACGGCGAAATCGAGGCCCCACTTCCTGAAGATCGCCTCGGCCTCTTTTTCCTTCTCCGGCTTGAGCACCATGAGCATGCGCTCCTGGCTCTCCGAGAGCATCATCTCGTAGGCGCTCATGCCGGTCTCGCGGGTCGGCACCGCGTCGAGATCGAGATCGACGCCGAGGTCGCCCTTGGCGCCCATCTCCACCGCCGAGCAGGTCAGGCCCGCCGCGCCCATGTCCTGGATCGCGATGACGCAGCCCTTCTCCATGATCTCGAGGCAGGCCTCGAGCAGCAGCTTCTCGGCGAAGGGATCGCCGACCTGCACGGTCGGGCGCTTCTCCTCGGACTTGTCGTCGAACTCGGCCGACGCCATCGAGGCGCCGTGGATGCCGTCGCGGCCGGTCTTGGAGCCCAAATACACGATCGGCATGTTCACGCCGGAGGCGGCCGCATAGAAGATCTTGTCGGCATCGGCGAGGCCGACCGCCATCGCGTTGACGAGGATATTGCCGTCGTAACGGGTGTGGAACCGCACCTGACCGCCGACCGTCGGCACGCCGAAGGAGTTGCCATAGCCGCCGACGCCGGCAACGACGCCGGAGACGAGATGCCGGGTCCTGGCATGCTCGGGCGCGCCGAAGCTCAGCGCATTCAGGCAGGCGATCGGGCGCGCGCCCATGGTGAAGACGTCGCGCAAGATGCCGCCGACGCCGGTGGTTGCGCCCTGGTAGGGCTCGATATAGCTCGGATGGTTGTGGCTCTCCATCTTGAAGACCACGGCCTGGCCATCGCCGATGTCGATCACGCCGGCATTCTCGCCGGGACCCTGGATCACCCAGGGCGCTTTCGTCGGCAGCCCCTTCAGATGGATGCGCGAGGACTTGTACGAGCAGTGCTCGTTCCACATCGCCGAGAAGATGCCGAGCTCGGTGATGGTCGGCTCCCGCCCGATCAGCTTCAGGATGCGCTCGTACTCGTC
This region includes:
- a CDS encoding BolA family transcriptional regulator, which codes for MPMDAHDIEAMIKAAIPDAEVTIRDLAGDGDHYAATVISESFRGKSRVQQHQIVYQSLRGQMGGVLHALALQTGVPGGPGVPGT
- a CDS encoding DUF1328 domain-containing protein, which codes for MTILKWALIFLLISIVAGVLGFTGISAASAEVARFLFYVFIVIFLVLLILGLTIFRA
- a CDS encoding low temperature requirement protein A, with the protein product MAPDNPRGAMFRVIVPNQHSRVTNAELFFDLVFVFAVTQVSHTLLHHFTELGAVHVTVLFLAVWWVWVYTAWVTNWLDPELTPVRILLFLMMLGGLVLSTTIPTAFEGRGLWFAIAYATMQVGRTAFWMFATPRHRTAVRHNAIRILTWLSISAVLWIAGGLSEGETRLWLWIAAVTWEYVSPAVRFWVPKLGFSSVEAWAVEGSHMAERCALFVIIALGEAVVVNGATFAELEWTADNILAFVSALVGSIAMWWVYFHKGAEAGSERISKSAESGRLARLAYTYLHMPIIAGIILTAVSDELVLKHPTGHFDIRIIVSTLGGPLVFLIGTILFKHAIRGFLQLSHGIGIILLLVLWWFAADLPPLGLSAASSVIMIVVAVWESVSLRLTPEEAGEH
- the egtB gene encoding ergothioneine biosynthesis protein EgtB produces the protein MTKPASATATAPLSSPSGQGGLARRLEEAFIAVRNETERRAAPLSPEDQQIQSMPDASPTKWHRAHTTWFWEQFLLCEHAAGYRPFHPDFAFLFNSYYVSAGPRHARNHRGDITRPSADQVGAYRRYVDAAVTKFFREADANKLGEIAPLVEVGLNHEQQHQELMLTDILHAFAQNPVYPAYDPDWRFPTATRTGDDWLQLNEGIHTVGHVDDSFHFDNEKPAHRALVGPVNVARNLVTNSEWLAFMRDGGYRTATLWLMDGFATVGKEGWDAPGHWCEIDGQWHVMTLAGLKPVDPNAPVCHISYYEADAFARWAGKHLPTEMEWEVAARAGQLNDAFGIVWQWTRSSYAPYPGYRAVEGALGEYNGKFMVNQLVLRGSSLATPQDHSRITYRNFFYPHHRWQFTGLRLADYD
- the egtD gene encoding L-histidine N(alpha)-methyltransferase produces the protein MNVHASALAEAHLPDEQTTAFAREAIEDLSQQPKKLSPKYFYDAAGSELFEAITRLPEYYPTRTELAILKERGNEIARIIPEHAALVEFGAGATTKVRLLLGHCKFAAYVPVDISGDFLKAQANGLKRDFPSLGIHPVAADFTTPFELPKQVASMPKVGFFPGSTIGNFEPQEAQAFLRSAREILGRGAQMIIGADLEKEERVLHDAYNDAAGVTARFNLNVLVRINRELGGNFDLSAFIHRAIYNRERHRIEMHLISKKSQTVRLLGTSFSFRPGESIHTENSYKYSIERFSALAQGAGWRVRESWTDAAKMFSVHALEVTE
- a CDS encoding DUF427 domain-containing protein — protein: MKLPGPDHPITITPNPRRVRVTAGNIVIAETSKALTLKEAKYPAVQYVPREDANMALLARTDRVTHCPYKGDASYYSVKADGKTLDNAVWTYETPFPAMTEISGHLAFYPDKVKIEEVG
- a CDS encoding acyltransferase is translated as MIAMSHSATIGEQAHAAPKAKTRNLSLDRTRTFLTLVVLLHHAVIPYTYFGHTDPKYFFGFDMIVLATDSFFMAMFFFLSGLFAWSGIARKGARSYLADRLLRLGLPFAICALTIIPLAYYAISLRHHPEIGFSEFWWNMVTNGPWPSGPIWFLWVLFAFDLVACLLHRLSPNLLDPINRLSLHGRRRPAVFFAVMVAVTAAFYIPGRVHFGPSSWFEFGPFSVQHGRVMLYATYFFFGAGIGVAQMDRGLLAVDSRMAKVSWDWMVLAIVPYCLLWVLIFIKREILGNPSPLPDWYEALYAICFTVFSVAIMFLILAFFQRFRQSGSAKLLDPMQSDAYGMFLVHYPIALWLQYWLFDYDLPAIVKATIGFVVTVSASWALTRALRQIPGASHVL